In Nyctibius grandis isolate bNycGra1 chromosome 6, bNycGra1.pri, whole genome shotgun sequence, a single genomic region encodes these proteins:
- the LOC137665317 gene encoding uncharacterized protein: MSGLADVNCLCFVTALPLDQAAEELAVSSVQAGSEVYAMILGDVASSARSFSQEGKEVTEFTASFILEPLMFCENWVSPEHQTSKGLLQMIRCVTTPETSTSPRAQYRSPPPGGASAAAAARGTGRREQVLWSPCDAGAAGVAKSPKGDISPGGRWAAPTASPGQASGVWAAQAGRSLDTRARFWHPNPRTGGLMDSRNCLGLCKETLVTALIMLMQFISWCIQAAVYQSPVCACQPQVTAQDVLRWEQRLLRGPAPAPAAPWVRR, from the exons ATGTCGGGTTTGGCGGATGTGAACTGCTTGTGCTTTGTGACTGCACTGCCCCTTGACCAGGCAGCAGAAGAGCTTGCCGTTAGCAGTGTGCAG GCAGGTAGTGAGGTTTATGCAATGATCCTTGGAGATGTTGCATCTTCAGCTAGGAGTTTTTCACAGGAGGGGAAAGAGGTGACAGAGTTTACTGCCAGCTTCATCCTGGAGCCCTTG ATGTTTTGTGAGAATTGGGTCAGTCCGGAACACCAAACCAGCAAAGGATTACTTCAGATGATAAG GTGCGTGACGACCCCCGAGACTTCAACAAGCCCCCGGGCGCAGTACCGCTCgccgccgccagggggcgcctCCGCCGCGGCAGCAGCGCGCGGGACGGGGCGGCGGGAGCAG GTTTTGTGGTCCCCGTGTGATGccggtgctgctggggtggcCAAGAGCCCCAAAGGAGACATTTCACCCGGAGGGCGCTGGGCTGCACCCACTGCCAGCCCCGGACAGGCCAGTGGGGTTTGGGCTGCGCAGGCGGGGCGTTCCCTGGACACCAGGGCACGGTTTTGGCACCCAAACCCCCGGACTGGGGGGCTGATGGACTCTCGGAATTGCCTGGGGCTGTGCAAGGAGACGCTCGTTACAGCCCTCATCATG ttaATGCAGTTTATTAGCTGGTGTATTCAAGCAGCTGTTTACCAGTCCCCTGTGTGTGCTTGCCAGCCACAGGTTACAG CTCAAGACGTGCTGCGGtgggagcagaggctgctccGGGGACCCGCACCGGCTCCTGCAGCCCCGTGGGTGAGGCGGTGA